From a single Candidatus Microthrix subdominans genomic region:
- a CDS encoding DUF1156 domain-containing protein has translation MDETANERMIDRWFPVAAVDKACRSAVGSGKLEKAIFSWFASRPIAQARRCRMTGMLPADPALKLLIEAAIVSGSPDTMSELADLVVASTGGRRPVMLDMFSGRGILPLEGARAGAKTIGIDLSPVAVLAGRLLADYPSRDWSHEPPLP, from the coding sequence ATGGATGAAACAGCGAACGAGCGAATGATTGATCGATGGTTCCCAGTGGCCGCCGTCGACAAAGCGTGTCGATCGGCCGTCGGCTCGGGCAAGCTGGAGAAGGCAATCTTCAGCTGGTTTGCATCGAGGCCGATCGCTCAGGCACGGCGCTGCCGCATGACCGGGATGCTGCCCGCAGATCCTGCGCTCAAACTGCTCATCGAGGCAGCGATCGTGTCGGGAAGTCCCGACACCATGAGTGAACTCGCCGATCTTGTGGTTGCTTCGACTGGCGGACGGCGACCCGTCATGCTCGACATGTTCTCGGGGCGTGGCATCCTGCCTCTCGAGGGTGCCAGGGCAGGCGCAAAGACAATCGGGATCGACCTATCTCCGGTCGCTGTTCTTGCCGGAAGATTGCTGGCGGACTACCCGTCGCGCGACTGGTCGCATGAACCGCCGCTGCCC
- a CDS encoding DUF3883 domain-containing protein — translation MSAGVTVDELGYEPNAEKVAVAKVIAELESLSYTVDDRQTAGVGYDLLARHVHTGEQRCVEVKGFTGQMGPVWLEQNEWAQALQRRDDYWLYVVDDCAEQAAVTVRVQDPVNVFADGAGRIQRYQIKLSQLKEQTRHG, via the coding sequence GTGAGTGCGGGCGTCACGGTTGACGAACTCGGCTACGAACCAAATGCCGAGAAGGTTGCCGTCGCCAAGGTCATCGCCGAACTGGAGTCATTGAGTTATACGGTCGACGATAGACAGACGGCGGGAGTCGGCTACGACCTCCTCGCCCGACACGTGCACACTGGCGAGCAGCGCTGCGTGGAAGTCAAAGGTTTCACTGGTCAGATGGGCCCCGTTTGGCTTGAGCAGAACGAGTGGGCCCAGGCTCTCCAGCGCCGAGACGACTATTGGTTGTACGTCGTCGACGATTGTGCCGAACAGGCCGCTGTAACGGTGAGAGTTCAAGACCCAGTCAATGTCTTCGCTGACGGCGCTGGCAGGATCCAGCGTTACCAGATCAAGCTCTCACAGCTGAAGGAACAGACCAGGCATGGATGA
- a CDS encoding SWF/SNF helicase family protein: MSTSTKDKQGEIEAVESLLAQLRAAIEFGGTPAKWIKAREILDRHDIAPGKGQLLVFTEFADTARWLHGCFADAGFSVEMLEGAVDHKARHELQQGFLANHFQVLVSTDAGGEGINLQSAHVMLDWDIPWSLVRLEQRMGRLHRIGQKNDVFIYHLVAPETREGRVQG; encoded by the coding sequence TTGTCGACATCCACGAAAGACAAGCAGGGCGAGATCGAAGCGGTCGAATCCCTGCTGGCCCAGCTTCGGGCCGCCATCGAGTTTGGTGGCACGCCAGCGAAATGGATCAAGGCTCGAGAAATTCTCGATCGGCATGACATCGCTCCCGGAAAGGGTCAGCTGCTGGTATTCACTGAATTCGCTGACACGGCGCGGTGGCTTCACGGCTGCTTTGCAGATGCCGGGTTCAGCGTCGAGATGCTTGAGGGAGCAGTCGATCACAAAGCGCGCCATGAACTCCAGCAAGGCTTTCTCGCCAACCACTTTCAAGTACTGGTCTCGACCGATGCCGGCGGTGAAGGCATCAATCTACAGAGCGCGCACGTCATGCTTGACTGGGATATCCCTTGGTCGCTTGTCAGGCTTGAACAAAGGATGGGAAGGCTGCACCGCATCGGCCAGAAGAATGACGTGTTCATTTATCACCTCGTGGCGCCTGAGACCCGTGAAGGCCGGGTGCAAGGGTAA
- a CDS encoding tyrosine-type recombinase/integrase yields MARVATELAAASRSQTTRDTYEIHWRTFTKFCDLVGLSATVPVPPETVVLYLAYLARFGRKNPITGERDNDPDLAPLKHGYLRQAISAISRRHELAGFPTPTSDPAVGAVLVGYGKTHGTRHNGSDPLHGHQIRTICAHIAATPNTTKRDLALVVLIAGGHITPGQAARLNSEHVLWATGHPEHAAVIAVQRRRSATGLDLISLPDSLPIAICPTAALRALDHHQRGPVFRRPDGARLTRQAIVKILTKAIGTPATTSTLAGLTTRDIADASESLRTPAWSDIRARAVLVFLYGATLRGGELAALRWDDTRISPNGVEVTVRRAKNDPHGKGHTIGAPRKSDPIHCPAAILDELHATYAAVLGRDPHPHEPLIAKLDTTTDGLLPISRERISEIVTTRAAAAGVKGRYTSHSPRAGSATDMLDNGAPMAQVIKHGRWQTEQSVHAYYRRTQIWGNLNPAQQLPDSAS; encoded by the coding sequence TTGGCACGCGTCGCCACCGAACTCGCCGCCGCATCCAGATCCCAAACAACCCGCGACACCTACGAGATCCATTGGCGGACGTTCACCAAGTTCTGTGATCTCGTCGGCCTCTCAGCGACCGTTCCCGTCCCGCCCGAAACGGTCGTCCTCTACCTCGCCTACCTGGCCCGCTTCGGCCGGAAGAACCCGATCACCGGCGAACGCGACAACGACCCCGACCTGGCACCACTCAAGCACGGTTACCTTCGCCAGGCGATCTCAGCGATCAGCCGCCGCCACGAACTGGCCGGGTTCCCGACGCCTACCTCCGACCCGGCTGTCGGGGCGGTGCTCGTCGGCTACGGCAAGACCCACGGGACCCGCCACAACGGATCGGACCCGCTCCACGGACACCAGATCCGAACCATCTGCGCCCACATCGCCGCCACCCCCAACACCACCAAACGAGACCTCGCACTCGTCGTTCTGATCGCCGGTGGACACATCACCCCAGGCCAAGCAGCCCGCCTCAACAGCGAACACGTCCTCTGGGCGACAGGCCACCCCGAACACGCTGCGGTCATCGCAGTCCAACGCCGTCGTTCGGCGACGGGGCTCGACCTCATCTCGCTCCCCGACAGCCTGCCCATTGCGATCTGTCCCACAGCGGCACTCCGGGCACTCGATCACCACCAGCGCGGCCCGGTGTTCAGGCGTCCCGACGGCGCCAGGCTTACCCGCCAGGCCATCGTCAAGATCCTCACCAAAGCCATCGGCACACCCGCCACCACCAGCACCCTCGCCGGACTCACCACCCGCGATATCGCTGACGCATCCGAATCGTTGCGAACGCCGGCCTGGTCAGACATCCGGGCACGAGCGGTCTTGGTGTTCCTCTACGGCGCCACCCTCCGAGGAGGCGAACTCGCAGCGCTGCGCTGGGACGACACCCGCATCAGCCCCAACGGTGTCGAGGTCACCGTCAGGCGGGCCAAGAACGACCCCCACGGCAAAGGCCACACCATCGGAGCCCCAAGAAAGTCCGACCCAATCCACTGCCCAGCAGCGATCCTCGACGAACTTCACGCCACGTACGCCGCCGTCCTCGGCCGTGACCCCCACCCCCACGAACCGCTCATCGCCAAACTCGACACCACAACAGATGGCCTCCTGCCGATCAGCCGGGAACGGATCAGCGAGATCGTCACCACACGAGCCGCTGCCGCTGGAGTTAAAGGCCGCTACACCTCACACAGCCCACGCGCCGGGTCAGCCACCGACATGCTCGACAACGGCGCACCCATGGCACAGGTCATCAAACACGGCCGCTGGCAGACCGAACAATCCGTCCACGCCTACTATCGCCGCACCCAAATCTGGGGAAACCTCAACCCCGCCCAACAACTCCCAGACAGCGCAAGCTGA
- a CDS encoding tyrosine-type recombinase/integrase: MADVRRASEESRDELTNRGRAAASETAASYERRWRVWTRFCAHHGVSPLPANEHHAAAFVLARLGAGISPSAIGANLAAVRWYHVHRTDPPIEEVTDLARRVLSMQERVVPRRAQGAPVVSVGALESMCRIVRPAKLVNYSARLVRHLSGLSPRQLMAIRVDGIDWVPFGAILHVPALQSAGRAGATPAVEVRLERFAMLRFCPVEALEVLVDSSGDEMLFTPGLANPTGAKGWDPVGDTSGLAWAIASRNRALVAVGYHGALRAAELVKARAEDLEWLPERQRFILKIPSSKTSGVNADFVPLPATGKESCPVAALQDWFNYRGPDDGPLFGQIHHGITADRGISAGEIRKVLAALAQRAGVESSVTAHSLRRSWATHSWLNGGDGALESIMVRLRHTGPEITGRYIEDLGVHVLDPSSFLDPTVVTATPDRPLPTQTAEFAAEPLDQLVDQADRLVAKADYAPSTLHGYTSSWNTWSNWAEEHGFAPFPADPDHVALFVAARQRDGLSVSSITGYLAAIRAVHLGRNAQVGGLTSATAAILEGARRTDRRPAHPAPILTISEIAAMADAARAEYQCTGDWRALRDEITVVFGFTGALRGNDLLRLRLDDFTTIDDKVVVARMSASKQNQRGRRPERVRLDDQPGLRPMVGLLNEWRTVNDPDAPLLARHQGANGPVSYDSVRYRLRRTAVRAGLETVPAVHSLRRSWASYAYTEGLDIAEISRHLRHTNPTMTPRYVERHDPWRHSPDPSQ; encoded by the coding sequence GTGGCGGATGTTCGTCGAGCGTCTGAGGAGTCTCGGGACGAGCTGACGAATCGTGGTCGGGCGGCAGCGTCGGAGACGGCTGCATCGTATGAGCGGCGTTGGCGTGTGTGGACCCGTTTTTGTGCTCACCATGGGGTGTCGCCGCTACCAGCGAATGAGCATCATGCGGCGGCGTTCGTTCTGGCACGGTTGGGTGCTGGGATCTCGCCTTCGGCGATCGGTGCGAATCTGGCGGCTGTCCGTTGGTATCACGTTCATCGAACCGATCCACCGATCGAGGAGGTGACCGATCTTGCCCGGCGTGTGCTGAGCATGCAGGAGCGGGTGGTGCCCCGCCGGGCGCAGGGCGCTCCGGTGGTGTCGGTGGGTGCTTTGGAGTCGATGTGTCGGATCGTCCGCCCGGCAAAGCTCGTCAACTATTCGGCGCGGTTGGTGCGCCATTTGTCGGGGCTGTCACCTCGGCAGTTGATGGCTATTCGCGTCGATGGGATCGATTGGGTTCCGTTCGGCGCGATCCTTCACGTCCCGGCGCTTCAGTCGGCTGGTCGAGCGGGGGCGACTCCGGCGGTTGAGGTGCGTTTGGAGCGGTTTGCGATGCTCCGGTTCTGTCCGGTCGAAGCTCTCGAGGTTTTGGTCGACTCGTCCGGCGACGAGATGCTGTTCACTCCTGGGCTGGCCAACCCGACGGGCGCGAAGGGGTGGGATCCTGTTGGTGATACCAGTGGGCTGGCATGGGCAATCGCGTCGCGTAACCGGGCGTTGGTTGCTGTGGGCTATCACGGTGCTTTGCGTGCTGCGGAACTCGTCAAGGCCCGCGCCGAGGATCTGGAGTGGTTGCCGGAGCGCCAGAGGTTCATCCTGAAGATCCCCTCGTCCAAGACCTCTGGGGTGAATGCCGATTTCGTTCCGCTACCGGCGACAGGCAAAGAGTCCTGCCCGGTCGCGGCGCTCCAAGACTGGTTCAACTACCGCGGTCCCGACGATGGTCCGCTGTTCGGTCAGATCCACCACGGCATCACAGCTGACCGGGGGATCTCGGCGGGGGAGATCCGCAAGGTTCTCGCCGCCCTGGCCCAACGTGCCGGTGTGGAGTCGTCGGTGACCGCCCACTCGCTGCGTCGGTCATGGGCCACTCATTCATGGTTGAACGGTGGCGACGGCGCGCTCGAGTCGATCATGGTGCGACTCCGCCACACCGGCCCCGAGATCACAGGCCGATACATCGAGGACCTTGGTGTCCACGTTCTCGATCCCAGTTCGTTTCTCGACCCGACGGTGGTGACCGCCACCCCAGACCGTCCGTTGCCCACCCAGACTGCCGAATTCGCCGCCGAACCGTTGGACCAGTTGGTGGACCAAGCGGACAGGCTGGTGGCCAAGGCCGACTATGCGCCATCGACACTTCACGGCTACACCAGTTCGTGGAACACCTGGAGCAACTGGGCGGAAGAGCACGGGTTCGCTCCGTTCCCAGCAGATCCCGATCACGTCGCGCTGTTTGTCGCTGCCCGCCAGCGTGACGGGCTGAGCGTGAGTTCGATCACCGGCTACCTCGCTGCGATACGGGCGGTCCACCTCGGCCGGAACGCCCAGGTTGGTGGGCTGACGAGTGCCACCGCCGCCATCCTCGAGGGGGCACGACGCACAGACCGTCGCCCGGCCCACCCGGCACCCATCCTCACGATCAGCGAGATCGCAGCCATGGCGGACGCTGCGCGTGCCGAATACCAGTGCACTGGTGATTGGAGGGCGTTGCGTGACGAGATCACCGTGGTGTTTGGGTTCACCGGCGCGTTGCGAGGCAACGACCTGCTCCGGCTCCGCCTCGACGACTTCACCACGATCGACGACAAGGTTGTCGTTGCCCGCATGAGCGCTTCGAAACAGAACCAGCGTGGACGCCGCCCCGAGCGAGTCCGTCTTGATGACCAGCCCGGTCTGCGGCCAATGGTTGGGCTTCTCAACGAATGGCGGACGGTCAACGACCCCGACGCTCCTCTGCTCGCCCGCCACCAGGGCGCCAACGGGCCGGTGAGCTATGACTCGGTCCGCTACCGGCTCCGACGAACCGCCGTTCGCGCCGGGCTCGAAACGGTCCCCGCTGTTCACTCGCTGCGCCGATCTTGGGCGTCCTACGCCTACACCGAGGGCCTCGACATCGCAGAGATCTCCAGGCATCTCCGCCACACCAACCCGACCATGACCCCCAGATACGTCGAACGCCACGACCCTTGGCGGCACAGCCCGGACCCCTCACAGTGA
- a CDS encoding D-alanyl-D-alanine carboxypeptidase family protein, with translation MKFLAAVIAMVVLGGGAMMGMGYSQQSAAAASAAGGVSCVLPPGQGLPAVGPWPDTLDAVHVAQVAAAAGFTGPDLTIAVAVASAESSHRPHLTNQNTDKHRSVDYGLWQINGYYHPEQMATGDWANPWDNARMAHSIWEESQSWGGGWGSWVTWKKGLHTKYMAQATAAVAQLTKLGSDAGTCLPGPAGEGGAAMPGGPTECAAVSGGVPENQTVPVRHRRGTTTVNRCLAANVAALFNAAQGAGLPLGGGGYRDPAGQIRTRRANCGTSNYDIYQKPSTACSPPTARPGTSMHERGLAIDFTCGDGTVRLGDQCSRWLLANSKRFGLTNWPVESWHWSTNGR, from the coding sequence ATGAAGTTTCTCGCAGCAGTGATCGCCATGGTCGTTCTTGGTGGCGGCGCCATGATGGGGATGGGCTACTCCCAGCAGTCAGCAGCGGCAGCAAGCGCCGCCGGCGGTGTCTCGTGTGTCCTCCCACCGGGACAGGGGCTGCCTGCCGTCGGCCCGTGGCCGGACACGCTCGACGCGGTCCACGTCGCTCAGGTCGCCGCAGCAGCCGGGTTCACCGGGCCAGACCTGACCATCGCCGTGGCCGTCGCCTCGGCCGAGAGCAGCCACCGGCCGCACCTCACGAATCAGAACACCGACAAGCACCGCAGCGTCGACTACGGGCTCTGGCAGATCAACGGGTACTACCACCCCGAACAGATGGCGACCGGTGACTGGGCCAACCCGTGGGACAACGCCCGCATGGCTCACAGCATCTGGGAGGAGAGCCAGAGCTGGGGCGGTGGCTGGGGCTCGTGGGTGACCTGGAAGAAGGGCCTCCACACCAAGTACATGGCGCAGGCCACGGCCGCAGTGGCCCAGCTCACCAAGCTCGGTAGCGATGCAGGGACGTGCCTGCCCGGGCCGGCGGGGGAAGGTGGCGCCGCCATGCCAGGAGGCCCGACAGAATGCGCAGCCGTGTCTGGAGGCGTCCCGGAGAACCAGACGGTTCCCGTGCGCCACCGGCGAGGCACCACCACGGTCAACCGGTGCTTGGCAGCCAACGTCGCAGCGCTCTTCAACGCCGCCCAGGGTGCGGGGCTGCCGTTGGGTGGTGGCGGCTACCGGGATCCGGCCGGGCAGATCAGAACACGTCGCGCCAACTGCGGCACGTCCAACTACGACATCTACCAGAAGCCCAGCACCGCATGCAGTCCCCCGACAGCACGCCCAGGCACGTCCATGCACGAACGGGGGTTGGCGATCGACTTCACCTGCGGTGACGGGACGGTCCGACTCGGCGACCAATGCTCTCGATGGCTTCTGGCCAACAGCAAGCGGTTCGGGCTGACGAACTGGCCCGTCGAATCCTGGCACTGGTCTACGAATGGTCGGTAG
- a CDS encoding cytochrome P450 has protein sequence MTLDKLELRSDEWLNDPPGYVHRHGWPGPVRLAPWGDLIVGSRELISSLGKAPWRACSIEYLSFGEIVSGPAWEIAQRISSFADEDRHRELRGPVEAPFTKGSILELGDTVRTIAREIVGELAPGDDLGDAAQRFAGLVFQQVLGLRDLEVLVAEARNFAKIWTFESVSHRDELEAACVRLSEMADEVLKAPSTPLATGIATAELSDAERVALIVQMLVAGWETTAAQSAILGWQMCGSTSERDRWWAGEWDDDQVVEEVLRYRSSPGAFVRVASEDTEIAGHPVAEGDRALALLWAGNMDPDVYTDATTFDPSRWPDATPHLSFGVGQHKCLGLHLARLELAEWAKALRERRVMVDRSPDWPESYPLRPGPLPVVDVG, from the coding sequence ATGACGCTCGACAAACTGGAACTCCGCAGCGACGAGTGGTTGAACGACCCGCCCGGGTACGTGCACCGACACGGGTGGCCCGGACCAGTGCGGCTTGCGCCGTGGGGCGACCTCATCGTGGGCAGCCGGGAGCTGATCTCATCGCTGGGGAAGGCCCCCTGGCGGGCCTGCTCGATCGAGTACCTGAGCTTCGGTGAGATCGTCTCCGGTCCGGCCTGGGAGATCGCCCAGCGGATCTCGTCGTTCGCCGACGAGGACCGGCACCGGGAGCTGCGCGGCCCGGTCGAGGCCCCCTTCACCAAGGGGTCGATCCTTGAGCTGGGCGACACGGTCCGAACGATCGCCCGCGAGATCGTGGGCGAACTCGCACCGGGTGACGACCTGGGCGACGCTGCCCAGCGGTTCGCCGGCTTGGTGTTTCAGCAGGTGCTGGGTCTGCGTGACCTCGAGGTGCTGGTCGCCGAGGCACGCAACTTTGCGAAGATCTGGACCTTCGAGTCGGTCAGCCATCGGGATGAACTCGAGGCGGCGTGCGTCCGCCTGTCGGAGATGGCCGACGAGGTGCTGAAGGCACCGTCGACACCGCTGGCCACGGGGATTGCAACGGCGGAGCTGTCCGACGCCGAGCGGGTCGCCCTCATCGTTCAGATGCTGGTCGCCGGCTGGGAGACGACCGCCGCTCAATCGGCGATCCTCGGGTGGCAGATGTGCGGTTCGACGTCGGAGCGGGACCGCTGGTGGGCGGGTGAGTGGGATGACGACCAGGTGGTCGAGGAGGTGCTGCGGTACCGGTCCTCGCCCGGCGCATTCGTCCGCGTCGCCTCCGAGGACACCGAGATCGCGGGGCACCCGGTAGCCGAAGGTGACCGAGCGCTCGCGCTGCTGTGGGCCGGGAACATGGACCCGGACGTCTACACCGATGCGACGACCTTCGATCCATCCCGCTGGCCCGATGCCACCCCGCACCTCTCGTTCGGTGTCGGGCAACACAAGTGCCTGGGCCTCCACCTCGCCCGGCTCGAGCTGGCCGAGTGGGCCAAGGCGCTGCGCGAGCGGCGGGTGATGGTGGACCGGTCGCCGGACTGGCCGGAGAGCTACCCGCTACGACCCGGGCCGCTCCCCGTCGTCGACGTCGGCTGA
- a CDS encoding site-specific integrase, which yields MSTKSASGSIRARPGGKWQVRVAGKSRNVSSRRAAERMRRTMLEEHERATQSGHEETTVGVFREIWLADCADRLAPRTVHSYRRILQLEALTPLLPMELHEVTARKLAPIISRVTAEHGRPSGLAAFRSLSAMFGLAERWGYIEMNPFRRMQAPSVPKREPTVPTPIVMERAMRIATPEFASVLQFAICTGCRRGEIAGLRWGDIDTEKNSVIIRRSIDSTPGNGLPKETKTSSTKVISLDEGTLAALAAHKARQADEGQNNAWVWSRDRDGVIPIRPDRISDLWADVRAQLPELEGVRFHDIRHATATWLIAAGMDPRTVADRLGHDDVKLTLSTYTAPVAASDRRAATIIGDLLAGARAGLSADVDDGERPGS from the coding sequence GTGAGCACCAAGTCTGCAAGTGGAAGCATCCGGGCTCGGCCCGGTGGCAAGTGGCAGGTCCGCGTGGCCGGAAAGAGCCGTAACGTCTCATCGCGCCGAGCGGCGGAGCGCATGCGGCGGACGATGCTCGAGGAACACGAGCGAGCCACCCAGTCGGGTCATGAAGAGACCACTGTCGGTGTCTTCCGGGAGATCTGGCTCGCCGACTGCGCCGATCGGCTTGCACCGAGAACCGTCCACTCATACCGGAGGATCCTCCAGCTGGAGGCGCTTACTCCGCTTCTACCGATGGAGCTTCACGAGGTCACCGCCAGGAAGCTCGCCCCGATCATCTCGCGGGTGACCGCCGAGCACGGCCGGCCCAGCGGGCTGGCCGCTTTCAGAAGCCTCTCGGCGATGTTCGGGCTGGCCGAGCGATGGGGCTACATCGAGATGAATCCCTTCCGTCGTATGCAGGCCCCGTCGGTCCCCAAGCGGGAGCCGACCGTCCCCACCCCGATCGTCATGGAACGGGCGATGCGGATCGCCACCCCGGAGTTCGCGTCCGTGCTGCAGTTCGCGATCTGCACCGGCTGTCGCCGTGGCGAGATCGCTGGCCTCCGATGGGGCGACATCGACACCGAGAAGAACAGCGTCATCATCCGGCGGTCGATCGACTCAACCCCAGGCAACGGCCTCCCAAAGGAGACCAAGACGTCCAGCACGAAGGTCATCAGCCTCGATGAGGGCACGCTCGCAGCGCTGGCTGCGCACAAGGCTCGCCAGGCGGACGAGGGACAGAACAACGCCTGGGTGTGGTCGCGGGATCGCGACGGGGTCATCCCCATCAGGCCCGACAGGATCAGCGACCTCTGGGCTGACGTCCGAGCCCAGCTCCCCGAGCTCGAGGGCGTCCGCTTCCACGACATTCGACATGCGACCGCCACCTGGCTCATCGCAGCCGGTATGGATCCGCGTACGGTTGCGGACCGGCTCGGTCACGACGACGTAAAGCTCACGCTGAGCACCTACACCGCGCCCGTGGCAGCGAGCGATCGCCGCGCAGCCACGATCATCGGCGACCTGTTGGCCGGGGCGAGAGCGGGCCTCTCAGCCGACGTCGACGACGGGGAGCGGCCCGGGTCGTAG
- a CDS encoding polysaccharide deacetylase family protein: protein MALVAVVVVTLSAAGWRGVTQANGRTEQASGPQPVLTSLSVVGELPEASSEALVSTPVEVALVRQAEKIAREAEEKRQAEEKKRAIEAATLPERGVWNGSAPMPGSEVHELLTMPMLEGEQAPVIALTFDDGPSKYTAEMVEILKKEKVPATFFFLGQNVQERPDDARLVADAGFSVGSHTMDHKDLKTLSPAAAEAQLADSTKIIDDLLGKGTVQCARAPYGSFNDDTLRAAKKHGLGLMGWDVDTEDWKVRDSGRILARATVPGQRQLILAHDGGGERRATVEALPKIIAHYKAQGARFIELCSANESEGN from the coding sequence GTGGCGCTGGTCGCTGTTGTCGTGGTGACGCTAAGCGCCGCCGGGTGGCGAGGGGTCACGCAGGCCAACGGTCGAACCGAGCAGGCCAGTGGCCCACAGCCCGTACTGACTTCCCTGTCGGTGGTTGGAGAACTTCCTGAGGCTTCATCGGAGGCCCTCGTCAGCACCCCGGTAGAGGTAGCGCTTGTTCGTCAGGCGGAGAAGATTGCACGAGAGGCCGAGGAGAAGCGCCAGGCGGAGGAGAAAAAGCGGGCGATCGAGGCGGCCACTTTGCCGGAGCGGGGCGTCTGGAACGGCTCTGCCCCAATGCCCGGTTCCGAGGTACACGAACTGCTGACGATGCCGATGCTCGAAGGGGAGCAGGCGCCGGTGATTGCTCTCACCTTCGACGACGGGCCCTCGAAGTACACCGCCGAGATGGTGGAGATCCTGAAGAAAGAGAAGGTGCCGGCGACCTTCTTCTTCCTTGGTCAGAACGTGCAAGAGCGTCCCGACGATGCTCGGCTGGTCGCCGATGCCGGCTTCTCGGTCGGCAGTCACACGATGGACCACAAGGACCTGAAGACGCTGTCGCCTGCCGCAGCGGAGGCACAACTGGCCGACTCGACCAAGATCATCGACGATCTGTTGGGCAAAGGCACGGTGCAGTGCGCCAGGGCGCCCTACGGCTCGTTCAACGACGACACCCTGCGAGCGGCCAAGAAGCACGGCCTGGGCCTGATGGGCTGGGACGTCGACACCGAGGACTGGAAGGTGCGCGACAGCGGCAGAATTCTGGCCAGAGCCACCGTGCCTGGGCAGCGCCAGCTGATCCTGGCGCACGACGGCGGTGGGGAACGTCGGGCGACCGTAGAGGCCCTTCCCAAAATCATCGCTCATTACAAAGCCCAGGGCGCCCGCTTCATCGAGCTGTGCAGCGCCAACGAGTCCGAGGGGAACTGA
- the tmk gene encoding dTMP kinase, with protein sequence MSPERGRFIVFEGPDGSGKTTQVGRLATSLGALPTREPGDTPLGAQLRHLLLADDSEVTPGLRAEALLMAADRAQHVERVVAPTLAAGRSVVSDRFSGSSVAYQGYGRGLDPMEVLALSQFAVAGLEPDLVIVLDVSVEVTLARLGTERDRIESAEPAFHQRVRTGFLAQADADPERWAVLDGSADIERVGRAVEALVEERLGLVIVDR encoded by the coding sequence ATGAGCCCCGAGCGCGGCCGTTTCATTGTCTTCGAGGGGCCCGACGGTTCCGGCAAGACCACCCAGGTCGGGCGGCTGGCCACGTCGCTGGGAGCGCTCCCCACCAGGGAGCCGGGGGACACCCCACTCGGGGCGCAGCTACGCCATCTGCTGCTGGCCGACGACTCCGAGGTTACCCCCGGGTTGCGGGCCGAGGCGTTGTTGATGGCGGCCGACCGCGCCCAGCACGTCGAGCGCGTGGTCGCACCGACGCTGGCCGCCGGACGGTCGGTGGTGAGCGATCGCTTCAGCGGTTCCTCGGTGGCGTACCAGGGGTACGGACGAGGGCTCGACCCGATGGAGGTGCTGGCGCTGTCGCAGTTTGCTGTGGCCGGGCTGGAGCCGGACCTGGTGATCGTGTTGGACGTCAGCGTCGAGGTCACGCTTGCCCGGCTCGGCACTGAGCGAGACCGGATCGAATCGGCTGAGCCGGCGTTCCATCAGCGGGTTCGTACCGGCTTCCTCGCCCAGGCCGACGCCGACCCGGAGCGTTGGGCGGTACTCGACGGCTCCGCCGACATCGAGCGGGTGGGTCGCGCAGTCGAGGCGCTGGTCGAGGAGCGGCTCGGTCTCGTCATCGTGGACCGCTAA